The Mailhella massiliensis DNA segment CTTGCGACGGGCTGCGGCAAACAGACCTACCGTCCCGCCTACACGCAGACCCGCGCGGTCAGCGGAAGCGGCGCGGCCATAGCCGCCAGTGCGAAAAGCCAGCTCGGCCGCCCCTATGTGTCCGGCGGAACCTCCCCCTCCCGCGGCTTCGACTGCTCCGGCCTCGTGTACTGGGCCTGCGCCAGCAACGGCATCAGCGTTCCGCGCATCAGCCGCGACCAGGCCTCCGCAGGGCAGCGCATCAAGCGCGGCAATCTCCGCCCCGGGGACATCGTCGTGTTCAAGATTCCGCGCTCCGGCTACCATACCGGCATCTACATCGGGCAGAACAGCTTCGTACACAGTCCGAAGCCCCGGGCCCGCGTGCGCATCGAATCGCTCTCCGTCGACTACTGGGACCGCTACTATGTGACGGCCCGCCGCGTGGCGCGACGCTGAGTCATTCCCCTTCCTCCTTTCCCGGCATCCTCTCCAGGCGCAGCCCCATAAGCTGCGCCATGTATTCCAGCGGCCTGACGTCGCGGCTCACCAGCATGATGTTCAGGAGCGTATCCGCCCCGAGTTTCGCCCCCTTGTCGTAGGGATTCACCTCCCGCATGAGGGTCGGATAGGTTTTTCCCACGCGGCGGGCAAGCATCTGGACGCCGCACGGAGCACTGACCACCACGTCCTGAACCAGCATGGAAAAATCATGGAACAGCATGGCTTCCGTTCTCCTTTTTAAGCCGTTTTTCCATTATTATCAACAAACCTATATATTTTACTAAGAGCCTTGTAAATTATAAAGATATTATATTTTATCTTTATGTAATCATTGAATTATTTTTCATGCATAAAAAGTGCGTGAAAAACACGGACAGGAAAAGGGAAAAACAAGTCTGGTATACCCGTTCCCGCAAAGCGGAATCTGCGTTTCCCGGAGCGGGAAATATAAAAAAACATCAATAAAAATGAGGTGATAAAAAAACAGCGGCAAAACACGGGGCACAACGCCGTCGTGTCGGGAGTTTTTTTTCCGGCCGCAGCGCTCCCGGCGAAGAAAAAAAATCCTGTTTTTTCCCTGTACGGAGGCCGCATCCCCCTGCATACGCCGCTTTTCACGCCATGCCCCGGCGGCAGGAACAGGTTTGCGCCGCAGCCTCTTCCCCTGCACTTTTCCGCCTTTTTTCCGTACCGGAAGGAAAAAATGCATGTTCCCGCCCTGTTATCGGAGGCGGCATGCCGCGCGCCTATGCCGTTCCGCACAGGCCGTAAAAAATCGCGTCTTCCGCGGAATGGTATACCACTGGCGGCGCAGACGGCGCAGAACGCCCCGGAAAACCTTTCCGCTCACGAAAAACCGGGGGATAGAGGCGCGTTCTTACCACGTAAAGAGGCAATCTGGAGACGCCCTCCCCCGATGCCCCACGCCGGGCGATGCGAAAGCGCACCGATTCTCCCCACGGAGTCCCCCGTGAAAGCGGCTGCTTAATTTAAGGAAGACATGGTTGCGATGAAGCGCCGGAAGGCCTGCCCTCCCCCGGCGGAAACAACGGCGGCGTTTTTCCGTCCCCTCCCGCCCCTGACGAACACGCCCGTGCGGCAAGACGAAACGTGCCGGACGGACGAACGGGCATGAAAAATCCCGGCTTCCCTGCGGAAACGGCAGGAAAACCGGGAAACATGCGGACGAAGTGAACCGGGCATCAGAACATTTTGTCATCCTGCTCGAAAGCCCGCTGATAGTAATCCTTCAGGTTGCGGCACAGACTCTCCAGCACATCGCGGCGGCTGAAGGAGTTGTTCCAGATGAGATAGATGTTGTGGGTGGCGAGGGCCATGGTATCCATGTCCAGAATAACGAGGTTCTTCATGGAGGAATCGCTGATGATACGTTTGGCCAGTCCCAGAGGTACGGCCGTCCAGCCGATGCCGAGGGACGCCCAGTACATGGCGACGAGCACGTCGTTCACCTCCCAGTACTGGGAATTGAGCAGGTAGCGCTGGGCACGGGACCCGCTGAACACGATCTGCCGGCACTGGGCAAGATCGTCCACGCTCACATGCTTCTTCTGCCCCAGGACGGAATTGCAGGAAGCCACCAGACAGTAACGCATCTGCCCGAGGCACATCATTTCGCAGTTCTTCTTGATTTCGGGAAGATGGCCCAGCACCAGCCCTATGTGCGCCGTGCCCTCGCTGACCTGATTCCACACCTCGTCGAGCGAGACGATGTGAAAACTGCCCCGCAGAAAGGGATAATTCTCCGCAAGCGACGCTATGCCTTCCGATATGCCCTGAAAAGGTACGCCGTGACTGATGACCGCGTTGAGCCGTACCGCGTCGCCGCTGTACTGGGCCACGGCGCAGGAATCGAAACGATGGCTCTGCCTGAGCACGGCGTATGCCTCGGGCAGGAGCGCCTTGCCCGCCTCCGTAAGAATGGGAGAACGGGAAGAACGGTCGAAAAGTTCCACACCGAGGCTGTCCTCCAGCATGGCGATATGGGTGCTCACCACCGACTGCGCCCTGCCCATGGCGCGGCCGGCGGCGGAAAAGGAACCTTTTTCCGCCGCCGTGACGAAGGCGCGCAGTTGTTCTATGATCCAGTTCATGTTTCCTCCTTCCTGGAAACATAAGTTTCTTTTTGTATCAAAATCTTGATGTTTCTTGATTTTTTATAACAAGAAATATACGGTATGTCCACACGACATAATGATGATACCCGGCCGCAAAAACGGTTCCGCCCAAGGCCAGACCTCCGACGGCGCCGCACGGCTTCATGATTTTATTTTTTGTAATTTCAACACTTTATTATCATAAAGGATACAGGAGCATCTTTATGATCAAAATGTTGTCGCTTCTTGCCCCGGCCGTCGTGCTGCTTCTTTCGGGGTGCAGCCTTGCGCCCGACTACCAGCGCCCGGAAATGGACATTCCCCAGACGTGGGAAGCGTCGCAGTCACAGGCTCTCCAGACGAAGTGGTGGGAACGCTTCCATGACGACACCCTGAACGCTCTGGTGGAAGAAGCGCTTAAAAACAACAGGAACATCGACCAGGCCATGGCCAATGTGGACCAGGCCCAGGCGGGACTCGGCATCGCCCGCGACGCGCTTCTGCCCGTACCCGCAGCCTCTGCGGAGGGTTCGCGTACCATGGCGCGCTCCTCCACCTCCCCCATTGCGATGCAGAACAACGGAAAGAACACGCACACCTTCTCCGGCGCCCTTTCCGCAAGCTGGACGCTGGATTTCTGGGGCAAATACTGGAACGCCGCCGAATCGGCCCGCTCCAGCCTGGTGGCCACGGAAGCCGCGCGCGACAACGTGATCCTCACCGTGGCCGCAAGCACGGTGGAGTCCTACTTCTGGCTGAGCGCCTACACCTGGCAGGAGGAAATCGCGCGGGATGTTCTGAAGAACCGTGAAGATTCCCTGACCATTTACCAGAACCGCTTCGACAACGGCCAGATCAGCGACCTCGACATCCTGAGCATACGCGCCAACGTGGAAACGGCCCGCAACGCTCTGGCCACGGCCAGAATCGCCAAGAATGCGGCCGAAACCTCCCTTG contains these protein-coding regions:
- a CDS encoding LysR family transcriptional regulator: MNWIIEQLRAFVTAAEKGSFSAAGRAMGRAQSVVSTHIAMLEDSLGVELFDRSSRSPILTEAGKALLPEAYAVLRQSHRFDSCAVAQYSGDAVRLNAVISHGVPFQGISEGIASLAENYPFLRGSFHIVSLDEVWNQVSEGTAHIGLVLGHLPEIKKNCEMMCLGQMRYCLVASCNSVLGQKKHVSVDDLAQCRQIVFSGSRAQRYLLNSQYWEVNDVLVAMYWASLGIGWTAVPLGLAKRIISDSSMKNLVILDMDTMALATHNIYLIWNNSFSRRDVLESLCRNLKDYYQRAFEQDDKMF
- a CDS encoding phage regulatory CII family protein — its product is MLFHDFSMLVQDVVVSAPCGVQMLARRVGKTYPTLMREVNPYDKGAKLGADTLLNIMLVSRDVRPLEYMAQLMGLRLERMPGKEEGE
- a CDS encoding efflux transporter outer membrane subunit; protein product: MIKMLSLLAPAVVLLLSGCSLAPDYQRPEMDIPQTWEASQSQALQTKWWERFHDDTLNALVEEALKNNRNIDQAMANVDQAQAGLGIARDALLPVPAASAEGSRTMARSSTSPIAMQNNGKNTHTFSGALSASWTLDFWGKYWNAAESARSSLVATEAARDNVILTVAASTVESYFWLSAYTWQEEIARDVLKNREDSLTIYQNRFDNGQISDLDILSIRANVETARNALATARIAKNAAETSLAVLLGRSPAEIMKKDGITAKSSLMKSLNKTPVLPSGLPSQLLEQRPDIRQAEANLQAANYDIGTARASFFPSFSLTGLLGGASLELNELLRSSNQYANLGGSISLPLNFWTIKRTVDSAEAAKKAAVATYELTVQNAFKDVRDALVSQTEYANSVGALTRQVDYLSRAVMHARTRYDNGFASYLDLLTAESNLFTAQQSLAAAHASHLVSIAEVCLALGGGWQE
- a CDS encoding C40 family peptidase; this encodes MMTIRAFSLFRRVFLLFLCAAVATLATGCGKQTYRPAYTQTRAVSGSGAAIAASAKSQLGRPYVSGGTSPSRGFDCSGLVYWACASNGISVPRISRDQASAGQRIKRGNLRPGDIVVFKIPRSGYHTGIYIGQNSFVHSPKPRARVRIESLSVDYWDRYYVTARRVARR